In the Nicotiana tabacum cultivar K326 chromosome 16, ASM71507v2, whole genome shotgun sequence genome, one interval contains:
- the LOC107827903 gene encoding putative serine carboxypeptidase-like 23, protein MVKTSFFHFFFLSLLALVLVHSYEAKSLKPNGHYFRQDLENTTTTTTTYYPQLSRTSPVHVRPQNLLKENDKIEQLPGQPQGVDFNQYSGYVTVDPTAGRNLFYYFVESPQDSGSKPLVLWLNGGPGCSSLGGGAFGEVGPFRVSKDGSLQRNQFSWISEANIIFLESPAGVGFSYTNTSTDYNSSGDRTTAIDSYTFLVNWLERFPEYKTRDFYLTGESYAGHYVPQLAQLILLHNNYTNHTIINLKGITIGNAYVDFEANMKGTTEYYWSHALISDELYYKITSSCNFSTPSSASKKCKHHLDQIDKEIGNIFLYNIYAPLCNNTSPSNTTTSEVDPCMPVYIQSYFSKPEVQKAIHANVTSLPYPWQSCNNTLNLSWKDRPLTVLPLVRQLMKSGLRIWLYSGDMDVVVPVTDTRYAIKKLKLPIRTAWYPWYFQEEVGGYVEEYENLTLVTIRGAGHFVPTYQPSRALAFFYYFLSGKLPPKEE, encoded by the exons ATGGTTAAAACATCATTTTTCCACTTCTTTTTCCTAAGCTTGTTAGCTTTAGTTTTAGTACATAGTTATGAAGCTAAAAGCCTAAAGCCAAATGGTCATTATTTCAGGCAAGACTTGGaaaatactactactactactactacttatTATCCACAACTTAGTAGGACTTCACCAGTGCATGTTAGGCCTCAAAATTTACTCAAAGAGAATGACAAAATTGAACAATTACCTGGTCAACCTCAAGGTGTAGATTTTAACCAGTACTCAGGGTATGTTACAGTTGATCCAACTGCTGGAAgaaatttgttttattatttcgTCGAGTCGCCTCAAGATTCTGGTTCTAAGCCCCTTGTCTTATGGCTCAATGGAG GGCCAGGTTGTTCTTCACTTGGAGGGGGAGCATTTGGAGAAGTTGGGCCATTTAGAGTTAGCAAAGATGGCAGTCTACAGAGGAATCAATTTTCATGGATTTCTG AGGCCAACATAATCTTTCTCGAATCGCCTGCTGGTGTTGGATTTTCATATACAAACACAAGCACGGACTACAATTCTAGTGGAGACAGAACAACAGCTATTGATTCTTACACCTTTCTAGTGAATTGGCTCGAACGATTTCCAGAATACAAAACAAGGGACTTTTACCTTACTGGAGAGAGCTACGCCGGGCATTATGTACCTCAACTCGCTCAGCTTATACTTCTGCACAACAATTACACAAATCACACTATTATCAATTTAAAAGGAATCAct ATTGGCAATGCCTATGTTGACTTTGAAGCCAACATGAAAGGAACAACAGAGTATTACTGGTCTCATGCACTAATATCAGATGAATTATACTACAAAATCACATCAAGTTGTAATTTTTCTACTCCATCTTCTGCATCCAAGAAATGCAAACACCACTTGGACCAAATCGACAAAGAAATTGGAAATATCTTTCTATACAACATTTACGCGCCATTGTGCAACAATACATCACCCTCAAATACTACA aCCTCAGAAGTTGATCCTTGCATGCCAGTTTATATTCAGTCCTATTTTAGCAAACCAGAAGTTCAAAAGGCTATCCATGCAAACGTTACAAGTCTTCCCTATCCATGGCAAAGCTGCAA TAACACGCTTAATCTCAGCTGGAAAGATAGACCATTGACAGTTTTGCCACTTGTACGTCAGTTGATGAAGAGTGGCTTAAGAATCTGGCTATATAG TGGTGACATGGATGTTGTAGTGCCAGTGACAGATACGAGGTATGCTATAAAGAAGCTAAAGTTACCAATCAGGACAGCCTGGTACCCTTGGTATTTCCAGGAAGAG GTTGGTGGATATGTAGAGGAGTATGAAAACTTGACATTGGTGACAATAAGAGGAGCAGGGCATTTTGTTCCAACGTATCAGCCAAGTCGTGCCCTTGCTTTCTTCTACTATTTTCTTAGTGGAAAGCTTCCCCCTAAGGAGGAGTAG